The following coding sequences are from one Haliotis asinina isolate JCU_RB_2024 chromosome 3, JCU_Hal_asi_v2, whole genome shotgun sequence window:
- the LOC137278664 gene encoding aldehyde dehydrogenase, mitochondrial-like: MSASLCRVLKARTVFNALKQHRACMSAAPDPIRQPDIKYAKLFINNEFVDAASGKTFQTINPATGEAICDVAEGDKADVDRAVQAAREAFRLGSPWRRLDASERGRLLNRLADLIERDAGYIASLETLDNGKPYQVAFAADLQLVQKCYRYYAGWANKYHGKTIPIDGDFFTYTRHEPVGVCGQIIPWNFPLLMQAWKLGPALAMGNVVVMKTAEQTPLSALYVAQLAKEAGFPPGVINIVSGYGPTAGAAIAEHMDVDKVAFTGSTEVGKLIPQMAGRSNLKKVTLELGGKSPNIILADANMDEAVEQAHFSLFFNQGQCCCAGSRTFVEEKVYDEFVERSVERAKNRVVGNPFDNVEQGPQVDEEQMGKILSLIDSGKKEGAKLCAGGNRVGDRGYYVQPTVFTDVKDNMRIAREEIFGPVMQILKFKNVDELIERANNTEYGLAAGVMSQDIDKVMYIANSLRAGTVWVNCFDVFDAGAPFGGYKMSGNGRELGEYSLELYTEVKTVTMKLLQKNS; the protein is encoded by the exons ATGTCTGCTTCTCTGTGCCGTGTGCTCAAAGCTCGAACTGTATTCAACGCTCTAAAACAACACAGAGCATGCATGTCAGCAGCCCCAGACCCTATCAGACAACCGGATATTAAATATGCTAAG CTGTTCATAAACAATGAATTTGTGGATGCTGCCAGTGGGAAAACATTCCAGACCATCAACCCAGCCACAGGGGAGGCCATTTGTGATGTTGCCGAGGGTGACAAG GCTGACGTTGACAGAGCAGTGCAAGCAGCAAGGGAGGCATTTCGTCTTGGTTCCCCATGGCGACGACTTGATGCATCAGAAAGGGGGCGCTTGTTGAACCGTCTTGCCGATCTCATCGAGAGAGATGCTGGATATATCGCG TCACTTGAGACACTCGACAATGGAAAGCCCTACCAAGTGGCCTTTGCTGCGGATCTCCAACTTGTACAGAAGTGCTACAG GTACTATGCAGGCTGGGCCAACAAGTACCACGGGAAGACTATTCCCATTG ATGGAGATTTCTTCACCTACACCCggcatgaacctgttggagtttgtGGGCAGATCATTCCA TGGAATTTCCCACTACTGATGCAAGCATGGAAGCTGGGCCCAGCGCTAGCGATGGGCAACGTGGTGGTGATGAAGACTGCCGAACAGACACCTCTGTCAGCACTGTATGTGGCTCAACTAGCTAAAGAG GCTGGCTTCCCTCCTGGGGTGATCAACATCGTGTCTGGGTATGGACCAACAGCTGGAGCAGCCATTGCAGAGCACATGGATGTGGACAAAGTGGCCTTCACTGGGTCCACAGAG GTTGGGAAACTCATCCCACAGATGGCAGGTCGCTCGAACCTGAAGAAGGTTACCCTTGAACTTGGTGGCAAGTCTCCAAACATCATCCTGGCTGATGCTAATA TGGATGAAGCCGTGGAACAGGCCCACTTCAGCCTCTTCTTCAATCAGGGTCAGTGCTGCTGTGCAGGGTCAAGGACGTTCGTGGAGGAGAAAGTCTATGATGAGTTTGTTGAACGGAGCGTGGAGCGAGCGAAGAACAGAGTTGTTGGCAACCCCTTCGATAATGTTGAACAAGGTCCTCAG GTGGATGAGGAGCAGATGGGGAAGATCCTGAGTCTCATTGACAGTGGAAAGAAGGAGGGAGCCAAACTTTGTGCCGGGGGCAACCGGGTTGGTGATCGGGGCTACTATGTGCAGCCAACTGTCTTCACGGATGTGAAAGACAACATGAGAATAGCCAGAGAAGAG ATCTTCGGACCAGTGATGCAGATCCTGAAATTCAAGAATGTGGACGAGCTGATTGAGCGCGCCAACAACACAGAGTACGGTTTGGCTGCAGGAGTGATGTCCCAAGACATCGACAAGGTCATGTACATCGCCAACAGTCTGAGAGCAGGAACTGTCTG GGTCAACTGTTTTGATGTGTTCGATGCTGGAGCACCATTTGGTGGCTACAAGATGTCTGGAAATGGACGTGAACTCGGGGAGTACAGTCTTGAACTATACACAGAAGTGAAAACG GTCACCATGAAGCTGTTGCAGAAGAACTCCTAA